A genomic segment from Camarhynchus parvulus chromosome 7, STF_HiC, whole genome shotgun sequence encodes:
- the TANK gene encoding LOW QUALITY PROTEIN: TRAF family member-associated NF-kappa-B activator (The sequence of the model RefSeq protein was modified relative to this genomic sequence to represent the inferred CDS: inserted 1 base in 1 codon), translating to MDKNIGEQLNKAYEAYRQACMERDHAVKELQQKTENYMQQVREQQEKIELQNSIIAKLKSQLAALNANRGNAHPYILMHEDIETSNLPFRQLSEKLNTAKQREKLLKEQLDSESMKLKQLEDKSNQKERKLLSIISNQDDKIRNLESKLQELNEARKSIQMPTYKREVKSKKVVPDKPELSLGISGISPERENLETIFQDMKEECHRICMLAREQTDQLSIFKIKPEPETEIQFSMPIQCTDKTDEQAEELFKPRVIKDINRGASCITSITPRGVGQDEDNNSVESLSKFNVKFPPTDNDSAFLQSTQEKPTVPCTGISENMLQDHNFNLEHRDRAVNLSKLEPNSFEAHGNDLLTSALQSLTTVDKTNPXDHPKMPIENICDKPCLKTTDSGFAFVPKHTNQGVPEVIFSLEAAGTTIRGPHQPIWQPQDNDLLAQAYADSELNQCGICEFCREVFPPSLTSKEDFLRHLNSHFKVQS from the exons ACAGAAAACTACATGCAGCAAGTACgtgaacagcaggaaaagataGAGCTTCAAAACAGCATTATTGCAAAACTGAAATCACAGTTGGCTGCTCTGAATGCTAATAGAG gcaATGCGCATCCTTACATTCTGATGCATGAAGACATTGAAACATCCAACTTACCTTTCAGACAGCTCTCTGAAAAACTGAAtacagcaaagcaaagagaaaaactcCTAAAG gaaCAGTTAGACAGTGAGAGCATGAAATTGAAGCAACTTGAGGACAAAAGCAatcaaaaggaaaggaagcttTTATCTATTATTTCCAATCAAGAtgataaaataagaaatctgGAAAGCAAATTGCAAGAATTAAATGAAGCACGAAAGAGTATACAGATGCCAACATATAAAAGGGAG GTGAAAAGTAAGAAAGTTGTTCCAGATAAGCCTGAATTATCTCTAGGGATCTCTGGTATTTCACCTGAAAG AGAGAATCTGGAGACTATTTTCCAGGACATGAAAGAAGAGTGTCATCGAATATGTATGCTAGCCAGAGAACAAACAGACCAACTGAGTATATTTAAGATAAAGCCAGAACCTGAAACTG aaatacagttttCCATGCCGATACAGTGCACAGATAAAACTGATGAACAAGCAGAAGAGCTTTTTAAGCCTCGGGTTATAAAGGATATAAATAGAGGTGCATCATGCATCACATCTATCACACCAAGAGGAGTGGGCCAAGATGAGGACAACAACTCTGTAGAATCACTTTCTAAATTTAATGTCAAGTTTCCACCTACAGACAATGACTCTGCTTTCTTGCAGAGCACTCAGGAAAAACCAACAGTTCCTTGTACTGGTATATCTGAAAACATGCTTCAAGATCATAATTTTAACCTGGAGCACAGAGACCGTGCTGTTAACCTCAGTAAATTGGAACCTAACTCATTTGAAGCTCATGGCAATGATCTCTTGACCTCAGCTTTACAAAGTTTAACTACTGTTGACAAAACAAACC CAGATCATCCAAAGATGCCTATAGAAAATATCTGTGACAAACCATGTTTAAAAACAACAGACAGTGGTTTCGCATTTGTACCTAAGCACACAAACCAGGGTGTacctgaagtaattttttctttagaagcTGCTGGAACAACCATCAGAGGTCCTCATCAG cCCATTTGGCAGCCTCAAGACAATGATTTGCTGGCACAAGCATATGCAGACTCTGAACTGAATCAGTGTGGAATATGTGAATTCTGTCGAGAAGTTTTCCCACCATCTCTAACATCTAAGGAAGATTTTCTTCGGCATCTCAATTCCCACTTTAAAGTACAGTCTTAA